In Scyliorhinus torazame isolate Kashiwa2021f chromosome 18, sScyTor2.1, whole genome shotgun sequence, the following are encoded in one genomic region:
- the LOC140395105 gene encoding uncharacterized protein isoform X1: protein MAEETVLPMMFLFLFFLMKRRAEYESANVERRNDAQRRLRLRQYFQQRQRKMILMVMARGGSRCNCRTRIWCKPRSSDWWERVVMKDFQPNDWLENFRMSKETFFHICNKLKPMVSRRNTHLRPALPLEKRVAVAFWRLATNVEYRTISHLFGIGRSTVCKCVREVCHAIVSLLKPLYLRMPSNQEFETIAQMFDRKWDFPQCVGAIDSCHIPIIAPPQYHKDYLNKKGWHSVVLQGVVDDTGNFWDVCTGFSGSSLDTKILRNSDLWRMATEGRLFPDCSKNILRTPMKYLLIGSSSHPLQEWLLKPYSETAKLSQHQLVFNYRLSQAHAVIDDAFGRLKARWQCLLKRNDCSLELIPTMITACCILHNICEKHNDGFNNDWLGVLGQEEFAQPNQIVLDRTVDRQAEEIRQVLSTYFMGLKES, encoded by the exons ATGGCGGAGGAGACGGTGCTGCCTATGATGTTTTTATTCCTATTTTTCTTAATGAAGCGCCGCGCCGAGTATGAGAGTGCGAACGTCGAGAGGAGGAACGACGCGCAGAGGAGGCTGAGATTGAGGCAGTATTTCCAACAGCGGCAGCGGAAAATGATACTG ATGGTGATGGCACGTGGAGGCAGCAGGTGTAACTGTCGCACAAGAATCTGGTGCAAGCCAAGAAGTTCGGACTGGTGGGAACGTGTGGTGATGAAGGATTTTCAGCCAAATGATTGGCTCGAAAATTTCAGAATGTCTAAGGAAACATTTTTCCATATCTGTAATAAGCTGAAACCCATGGTTTCTCGTCGAAATACCCACCTTCGTCCTGCGCTGCCCCTGGAAAAAAGAGTTGCAGTGGCATTTTGGCGACTTGCTACTAATGTAGAATACAGAACTATCAGTCATTTGTTTGGGATAGGCCGATCAACTGTTTGTAAATGTGTAAGAGAAGTATGTCATGCCATTGTGTCTCTCTTAAAGCCTTTGTATCTTAGGATGCCTTCTAATCAAGAATTTGAAACAATAGCTCAGATGTTTGACCGAAAGTGGGATTTTCCCCAATGTGTTGGTGCCATTGATAGTTGCCACATACCCATCATTGCCCCTCCACAATATCACAAAGATTACCTAAACAAAAAGGGATGGCATTCAGTTGTGTTACAAGGTGTAGTTGATGACACTGGGAATTTCTGGGATGTCTGTACTGGATTTTCTGGGAGTTCTCTTGACACAAAAATTTTGAGGAATTCAGATCTATGGAGAATGGCTACTGAAGGAAGATTGTTCCCTGACTGCTCCAAAAATATTCTGAGAACACCAATGAAATACCTACTGATAGGCAGCTCTTCACACCCACTACAGGAATGGCTCCTGAAGCCTTATTCAGAAACAGCAAAACTATCACAACATCAACTTGTGTTTAACTACAGGTTAAGCCAAGCTCACGCTGTGATAGATGATGCATTTGGACGGCTCAAAGCACGTTGGCAATGTCTTCTCAAGAGGAATGACTGTAGCCTTGAACTGATCCCAACAATGATCACTGCCTGCTGCATTCTTCACAATATCTGTGAAAAACATAATGATGGTTTCAATAATGACTGGCTGGGTGTTCTTGGACAGGAGGAATTTGCTCAGCCAAATCAAATAGTGTTAGATAGAACGGTTGATCGGCAAGCTGAAGAAATTCGTCAGGTATTGTCTACCTACTTTATGGGTCTAAAGGAAAGCTAA
- the LOC140395105 gene encoding uncharacterized protein isoform X2 gives MVMARGGSRCNCRTRIWCKPRSSDWWERVVMKDFQPNDWLENFRMSKETFFHICNKLKPMVSRRNTHLRPALPLEKRVAVAFWRLATNVEYRTISHLFGIGRSTVCKCVREVCHAIVSLLKPLYLRMPSNQEFETIAQMFDRKWDFPQCVGAIDSCHIPIIAPPQYHKDYLNKKGWHSVVLQGVVDDTGNFWDVCTGFSGSSLDTKILRNSDLWRMATEGRLFPDCSKNILRTPMKYLLIGSSSHPLQEWLLKPYSETAKLSQHQLVFNYRLSQAHAVIDDAFGRLKARWQCLLKRNDCSLELIPTMITACCILHNICEKHNDGFNNDWLGVLGQEEFAQPNQIVLDRTVDRQAEEIRQVLSTYFMGLKES, from the coding sequence ATGGTGATGGCACGTGGAGGCAGCAGGTGTAACTGTCGCACAAGAATCTGGTGCAAGCCAAGAAGTTCGGACTGGTGGGAACGTGTGGTGATGAAGGATTTTCAGCCAAATGATTGGCTCGAAAATTTCAGAATGTCTAAGGAAACATTTTTCCATATCTGTAATAAGCTGAAACCCATGGTTTCTCGTCGAAATACCCACCTTCGTCCTGCGCTGCCCCTGGAAAAAAGAGTTGCAGTGGCATTTTGGCGACTTGCTACTAATGTAGAATACAGAACTATCAGTCATTTGTTTGGGATAGGCCGATCAACTGTTTGTAAATGTGTAAGAGAAGTATGTCATGCCATTGTGTCTCTCTTAAAGCCTTTGTATCTTAGGATGCCTTCTAATCAAGAATTTGAAACAATAGCTCAGATGTTTGACCGAAAGTGGGATTTTCCCCAATGTGTTGGTGCCATTGATAGTTGCCACATACCCATCATTGCCCCTCCACAATATCACAAAGATTACCTAAACAAAAAGGGATGGCATTCAGTTGTGTTACAAGGTGTAGTTGATGACACTGGGAATTTCTGGGATGTCTGTACTGGATTTTCTGGGAGTTCTCTTGACACAAAAATTTTGAGGAATTCAGATCTATGGAGAATGGCTACTGAAGGAAGATTGTTCCCTGACTGCTCCAAAAATATTCTGAGAACACCAATGAAATACCTACTGATAGGCAGCTCTTCACACCCACTACAGGAATGGCTCCTGAAGCCTTATTCAGAAACAGCAAAACTATCACAACATCAACTTGTGTTTAACTACAGGTTAAGCCAAGCTCACGCTGTGATAGATGATGCATTTGGACGGCTCAAAGCACGTTGGCAATGTCTTCTCAAGAGGAATGACTGTAGCCTTGAACTGATCCCAACAATGATCACTGCCTGCTGCATTCTTCACAATATCTGTGAAAAACATAATGATGGTTTCAATAATGACTGGCTGGGTGTTCTTGGACAGGAGGAATTTGCTCAGCCAAATCAAATAGTGTTAGATAGAACGGTTGATCGGCAAGCTGAAGAAATTCGTCAGGTATTGTCTACCTACTTTATGGGTCTAAAGGAAAGCTAA